The genomic region CGTCCAGGCGCCAGAGCCGGACCCTCAGCAACGGCCCCTGCAACAGGTCGAACGGTGCGGCCAGTTCGGCGGCCACCAGGTCCTGCAGACGCACCTCGCGGTCCTCGCCGGGTTCGGCGGCAATGTCCACCCGCTGCAGGGCCACCAGCGACTCGTCGAGAATTTCCTGGTGGAACTCGCCTTCGACCGAGACGAAACGGGTACGCAAGGCCTCGTGGCGGTGCACCAGCAGGACCAGGGCCCGGCTCATCGCCTGCTCATCCAGGGTGCCCGTCAGGCGCACCGCCATGGGCACGTTGTAGGCACTGTTGTCCGGGTCCAACTGCCAGAGGATCAGCATCTGCTGCTGGGCGTAGGACAGCGGGATACGAGCGACGTCATGGCGGGTTTCGGCGATCGGCAGCAGCCTGAAACTCTGCCCGGTCTCGCTCATTTTCTGCAGGATCTGGCGGCGCTGTTCCAGCGGCAGGCCGACGAAGCGCTGGGCAATCCGTTGTGCTGTGGTCTTGTCCATCTCAGGCCTCCGCCATTTCGTTCATCATGCGTTCGATGTCGGACAGCCCGTCATCGGTCAAGGCCAGACCCGCGTCTTCAAATGCTTGGGAAAATTCGTTCAATTGCGGTTTCTCGAAAATAAGTCGCAGAGGAATGTCGATGCCAAGACTCGAATGAATCCTGGAGATCACCTGGGCCGCCAGCAGTGAATGGCCGCCCAGCTCGAAGAAGTTGTCGTGCAGGCCAACCCGTTCCACCTGCAGCACCTCGGCCCAGATCGCCGCCAACTGCTGCTCGCGCTCGTTGCGCGGCGCCACATAGTCCTGTTGCCAGAGACTCGGGTCCGGCTTGGGCAATGCCTTGCGGTCCAGCTTGCCGTTGGGCGTCATGGGCATCTGTGCCAGCACCAGCAGGTGTGCCGGGACCATGTAGTCCGGCAGGCCGACCTTGAGGTAGTCACGCAGTTGCCCCCGCAGCGCCTGCTGGGTGGCGGCATCGGCCAGGGCCAGCGCCGGATCGTTCGGCACCAGGTAGGCCGCCAACTGCTTGCCGGAAGGCCCGTCGATGTCGATCACCAGGGCTTCGCGGACCAGGGCATGCTCCTGCAGGCGCGCCTCGATCTCGCCCAGTTCGATACGGAAGCCACGGATTTTCACCTGGTGGTCGAGGCGCCCCACGTACTCGATCAGGCCTTCGTCGCGATAACGGGTGACATCGCCGGTGCGGTACAACCGGCCACCGCCCTGTTCGTCGAACGGGTCCGGGATGAAACGCTCGGCGGTCAGGCCCGGACGCTGGTGATAACCTCGGGCCAGCAGCGCGCCGCCGATCAGCAGTTCGCCACTGCCGCCCTGCACCGCCGGGTTGAACGCGGCGTCGAGGATGTACATGCGTCGCGCGCCAAGGGGCCGGCCGATCGGCATCAGCGCCGGCCGGGGCAGTTCGCCGCGCACATAGGGCGCGCATTCCAGGTAGCTCGCCGTGATGGTGGTTTCGGTCGGACCATAGGTGTTGAGCAGGCGGATATGTTCGAGCCCGGCCTGCTTCCACAGGCTGATGCCCTCGGCCGGCATCGCCTCGCCGGTGGCGCTGACCTGGCGCAGCGCGCCGAAGTCGCGCAGCCCCAGACGGCAGAAGTCCTGGGCCAGCAGGTACCAGTAGGCGGTACTCAGGTCCGCCACGGTGATCCCCGAACGCAGCACCTCGCGCTGGAAAGTGCTGCTGTCCCAGACCTCGTTGCCACGTATCACCACGCCCGCCCCACGGCACAGGGCCGGGAACAGCTGCTCGACGAAACCGTCGAAGTTCAGAGTCGAGAACAGCAGCACACGGTCCTCTGGCACCAGGCGGAAGTACTCGATGGCCACCTGGCAATGGGCGCTCAGGGCATGGTGTTCGATGGCCACGCCCTTGGGCTTGCCGGTGGAACCGGAGGTGTAGATGACATAGGCCAGGTTGTGCAGCTGGGCCGGGCTCGACAGCGCTTGCCCGTCGTAACCCGGCAGCCAGTCTTCGGCCTGGTCCAGGCACAGCACCGGCAGCGCCGCCGGCACTGGCAGATGCGCCAGCAAGGGACGCTGGCTGAGCAACAGGCGAATGCCGCTGTCCTCCATCATGTAGGCCAGGCGGTCCTCGGGGAACTCCGGGTCCAGCGGCACATAGGCACCGCCGGCCTTGAGGATCGCCAGCAGCCCGACCACCATGTCCAGCCCGCGATCGACCGCGATACCCACCGCCACTTCCGGGCCGACGCCCATGTCCCGCAGCGTGTGGGCCAGGCGGTTGGTCTGGTGCTCCAGTTCGCGATAGCTCAACTGCTGCTCGCCGAATACCAGCGCCACCGCGTCGGGGGTGCGCTGCGCCTGGGCCTCGATCAGTTGATGAACACACTGCTCGGCTGGGTAATGGCCTTCGATCCGGCTCCAGTCCTGCAACACCCGCTGCGTTTCCAGGGCATCGAGCAGCGGCAGTTCGGCGACCGCCTGCTCCACACCCGCATTGACCAGGGCCTGCAGCAGGTTGCGCCAATGGCCGGCCAGGCGCTCGATCGTGTCCGGCTCGAACAGCGCGGTGGCGTAGGTCAGTGCCGCGCGCAGGCCGTCTTCGCTTTCGAAAGTGTCCAGGGTCAGGTCGAACTGGGCGGTATGGCTGCCACTGTCCAGCGCCTCGACCTCGAGCCCCGGCAGCGGCCGCACCGCCCCCTTGAGTTCGGTCTGGTGGTTGTACATCACCTGGAACAACGGGCTGTGGCTCAGGCTGCGTTCCGGTTGCAGAGCCTGCACCAGGTGTTCGAAAGGCAGGTCCTGATGAGCCTGGGCGCCCAGCACCGCCTGCTTGACCTGCTGCAGCAACTGGTCGAAGCGGGTGTGCAGGTCGAACTCGGCACGCAGCACCAGGGTGTTGACGAAGAAGCCGATCAGCCCTTCGGTTTCCACCCGGCTGCGGTTGGCCACCGGCACGCCGACGCGGATATCGTTCTGTCCCGAATGGCGATGCAGCAGGGCCTGGAACGAGGCCAGCAACAGCATGAACAGGGTCACACCCTGCTGCCGCGCCAGGACCTTGAGACCCTGTACCAGGGCACGCTCCAGTTCGACCTGGGTACGGGCGCCGGCATGGCTCTGCAGCGACGGCCGTGGCCGGTCGGCCGGCAATTCCAGCACCGGCTGGTCGCTGCCCAGTTGGGCGCTCCAGTAGGCCAACTGCCGGGCCTGCTCGCCGGCCTCCATCCAGCCGCGCTGCCATTGCGCATAGTCGGCGTACTGGAAGGGCAACGGCTTGGGTTGCGGCAAGCGGTCCTGGCTGAAGGCGACATAGGCCTCGATCAGCTCATCGACCATGATCGGCATCGACCAGCCATCGGAGACGATATGGTGCAGGGTCACCACCAGCACATGACGTTCCTCGCCGAGGCGCAACAAGCGCGCCCGCAGCAGCGGCCCCTGCCGCAGGTCGAAAGGCGCCAGCACTTCACGATCGATGCGCGTCATCAGGGATTCGCTATCGGTGCTGTCCAGCACCTCGACCGGCAGTTCGAAGGTCGCTGTCGGATGCACCACCTGCAGCACCTCGCCATCGCGCTCGGCGAAGGTGGTGCGCAGGCTCTCGTGACGTTCGATCAGCGCCACGAAGCTGCGGCGCAGCGCCTGCGGGTCAAGATGGCCGTTCAGGGCCAGGGCGGCTGGAATGTGATAGGCGCTGTTGTCCGGCTCCAACTGCCAGAGGAACCACTGGCGCTGCTGGGCATGGGACAGGCGCAGCGGCGCCTGGCGATCGGCGGCGACGAAGGCCGGCGCAGACGTGCCAACGCCCTGCCCGGCGCTGGCGGCGAAGGCCGCCAGGTCAGGGGTTTCGAACAGGCTGCGCAGCTCCACGTCGATGCCCAGGACCTGGCGTGCACGGGCGATCGC from Pseudomonas asplenii harbors:
- a CDS encoding amino acid adenylation domain-containing protein, with amino-acid sequence MQELIESVGQLSAMQRKGLATLLRQKGINLFEIAPVFKRAADEPLRLSYAQQRQWFLWQWAPQSAAYNIAMALRLQGRLDVTALQGSLQALLARHEPLRTVFTETDGQPLQVVLPAGTIELQIESLAADEGDARIQAFVLEHGQAPFDLRHGPLMRAALLRVADEEHVLVLALHHIVADGWSLQVMIEELLQGYQSLSQGLAVTLPDLPIQYADYALWQRHWMEAGEQERQLAYWQQQLGGEQPVLELPTDHPRPVSRSFAGASCNLTLDPLLSEGLKALARRESVSLFSVLLASFQALLHRYSGQADIRVGVPVANRERPEIERLIGFFVNTQVLRAEVDGQQTFEQLLRQVWQTVQEAQAHQDLPFEQLVEALEPGRNLSHSPLFQVMFNHQAQSRVKSASALDGLRIEPLPWQSQTAQFDLVLDTSEQAHGIEAVFKYATDLFEGATVEALLQHWASLLRAIVSDPRQRIAELPLLDAAQQRQVLARWNPAPQVHPVGRCLHQLIEEQAERRPDAVAVVCAGERLTYAELNARANRWAHRLIARGVKADVLVGVAAERSLEMIVALLAVLKAGGAYVPLDPAYPEERLRYMIDDSGLKLLLGQGHLLERLPVPAEVECLDLGSAGADGHQDNPVCQVDVDNLAYVIYTSGSTGKPKGALLPHGNVLRLFDASRHWFGFDSQDSWTLFHSYAFDFSVWEIFGALLHGGRLVVVPHEVSRSPEAFHALLCDERVTVLNQTPSAFKSLMAVALESPRELALRQVIFGGEALEVQSLRPWFERFGERSPTLVNMYGITETTVHVTYRPLSRADLEQSAGSPIGEPIVDLSWYLLDDALNLTPPGCIGELYVAGAGLARGYLNQAGLTATRFVANPFDPQGGRLYRTGDLARMRSDGVIDYIGRRDQQVKIRGFRIELGEIESRLQCHAQVREAVVLALDGQLVAYLVAMDPTLLGDTARQAALRLELRDYLKRHLADYMVPAHLMLLSALPLTANGKLDRKALPAPDTALLQQAYVAPRSTLEQQLAAIWSEVLKVERVGLSDNFFELGGHSLLATQAIARARQVLGIDVELRSLFETPDLAAFAASAGQGVGTSAPAFVAADRQAPLRLSHAQQRQWFLWQLEPDNSAYHIPAALALNGHLDPQALRRSFVALIERHESLRTTFAERDGEVLQVVHPTATFELPVEVLDSTDSESLMTRIDREVLAPFDLRQGPLLRARLLRLGEERHVLVVTLHHIVSDGWSMPIMVDELIEAYVAFSQDRLPQPKPLPFQYADYAQWQRGWMEAGEQARQLAYWSAQLGSDQPVLELPADRPRPSLQSHAGARTQVELERALVQGLKVLARQQGVTLFMLLLASFQALLHRHSGQNDIRVGVPVANRSRVETEGLIGFFVNTLVLRAEFDLHTRFDQLLQQVKQAVLGAQAHQDLPFEHLVQALQPERSLSHSPLFQVMYNHQTELKGAVRPLPGLEVEALDSGSHTAQFDLTLDTFESEDGLRAALTYATALFEPDTIERLAGHWRNLLQALVNAGVEQAVAELPLLDALETQRVLQDWSRIEGHYPAEQCVHQLIEAQAQRTPDAVALVFGEQQLSYRELEHQTNRLAHTLRDMGVGPEVAVGIAVDRGLDMVVGLLAILKAGGAYVPLDPEFPEDRLAYMMEDSGIRLLLSQRPLLAHLPVPAALPVLCLDQAEDWLPGYDGQALSSPAQLHNLAYVIYTSGSTGKPKGVAIEHHALSAHCQVAIEYFRLVPEDRVLLFSTLNFDGFVEQLFPALCRGAGVVIRGNEVWDSSTFQREVLRSGITVADLSTAYWYLLAQDFCRLGLRDFGALRQVSATGEAMPAEGISLWKQAGLEHIRLLNTYGPTETTITASYLECAPYVRGELPRPALMPIGRPLGARRMYILDAAFNPAVQGGSGELLIGGALLARGYHQRPGLTAERFIPDPFDEQGGGRLYRTGDVTRYRDEGLIEYVGRLDHQVKIRGFRIELGEIEARLQEHALVREALVIDIDGPSGKQLAAYLVPNDPALALADAATQQALRGQLRDYLKVGLPDYMVPAHLLVLAQMPMTPNGKLDRKALPKPDPSLWQQDYVAPRNEREQQLAAIWAEVLQVERVGLHDNFFELGGHSLLAAQVISRIHSSLGIDIPLRLIFEKPQLNEFSQAFEDAGLALTDDGLSDIERMMNEMAEA